The Micromonas commoda chromosome 1, complete sequence region GCGCGTTCTCGGTTGTGTCGGGCTGGGGTGGGCTTGGTGGCGTCGTGGGTGCAGCTGAGGACGGTGGCCATGGTGAAGTCGACGGACTCGAGGGCGCCTCCTTCCCTTGCGATGGTGAAGTCGGGGATCTTGCCGTTGGTGCGCGTGTGGTGTGCGAGTATGACGCCGCGTTGCTCGGTGTACACTGCGAAGCCTGCGCGGGCTGCATGGCGTGCGAGAACGGCGTAGGTTCTGTCGTGCGTCCTTTTGCGGCTTCCGCCGGAGTTGCCTGTTCTCGTCCGGAGGATGTGGGAGTAGATGTTTCTTGCGTCGTTGATGGTgtgggcgcgcgcgcagcagTGTGTCTTGTACCTGTCGCGTTTGAGGTTAGTGAAATCGGGGTGGGGCAGGTTGAGGAGGTAGTGCACGAGGTGGCTGAGTGTGtcagcgcggaggcggaagGCAGGGCTGACCGGTGGGACGTTTGCCCATGTCACCGTGTGGGGTCCGTCGAGGGATGTCATGTGCGTGGCGATGTCGGTGCGGTCGATGCCGTAGTTGGTGCCAGTGGGGTTGTTGGCGTCGGTGATGCACTTCGCGAGGGTGCGCTTGTGGAACTCGTTGGTGAGCTTCTTCTGGAGCTGCATGATGCTGATGTTCTtgccggcgaacgcggcggttgAAGAGGAAAAGGATCCCGCGGTGGGGCAGATTAGTTTTTTCTCCTCTTCTCCGCGGTCGCATACTCGGCGGAAGCATCGCTCGGCGTAGCCGCGCAGGGGTCCGTTCTCCTCGGGGATGTCGTCGTTGGGGATGGTGTTGGCGGCTTGCTGGGCCTCGGCGTGGCGTCTGACGACTGCGCGGGTGCGTGAGCCGGTGGGTTCGGCAGGCTGCGGGCGCGTGCGAAAGGTGATGTCCCTCAGCGCGGGCACCGTGTCTGCGAGCCAGGGCGCACAGGCGAGCCAGGTGGAGAGGAGGGCGTTGTCGGCGATGTCGCTGGGCTTGGTCAGGCCAAATCCGCCGTGCCTGTGGGGCAGGGAGATTCGGTCGACTGTGGTCGTGGCGGTCTTGACTTCGGCGAAGGTGTCGCTGTTGTTGAGGCCGTCGAGTGCGGCTTTGGTGTTTGTGATCTCGGCAAAGGTGTTGATGATGTCGAGGTGTGCCTGTTCGAAATGGTCTGCTGCGAGGTCGTATGGTACGAGGGAGAGGAGAAAGACGAGGCGGGGGGAGGCGCACACCTTGAGGAGAAGCATAGCTTCGTGGGCGTACCCGTGGTTGGTGCCGAACTTCTTGATGGCGTCGAGTTGGGCGGGTGCTTCTCGCAGACCTTGCGGACGAAGTCGCGTGCGTacatggcgtcgccgacgggggcgccgacgatgcgtGCGCCGTatgcttcgccgccgccgttgacgccTACGTCGAGGCCGTGGTTCGCGGTGTCGGGCTTGATGATGTTGATGTTGCCGGTGAGTCCTTTGGCGCGCAGTTCGGCGATGGTGATGTCGCGGCAGTCGGCACCCAACGTTTATTTCGTACGAAACTTATTTATTATTATGATGATAGTTCTCATTATTACTCATAGCTTCATATTACGAACGAATGAAGTAATAATAAATAAAAAGCTTTCGAAACGTATAGATACTCTCTCTGTCTCTAAATAAATAAGTATGTCTATAGAAATAGCTGGTACGAAGCAAGCACGAGCGGACGCAAGCCATCTACGACTCCATCGACCCGCCGAACGAGCTCCGAAACCGTATCCACCTCCgaaacctcgccctcgtacacgtcgcgctcatgcaaagggtcgccggatcgaccgtcaccaacga contains the following coding sequences:
- a CDS encoding predicted protein, producing the protein MLLLKVCASPRLVFLLSLVPYDLAADHFEQAHLDIINTFAEITNTKAALDGLNNSDTFAEVKTATTTVDRISLPHRHGGFGLTKPSDIADNALLSTWLACAPWLADTVPALRDITFRTRPQPAEPTGSRTRAVVRRHAEAQQAANTIPNDDIPEENGPLRGYAERCFRRVCDRGEEEKKLICPTAGSFSSSTAAFAGKNISIMQLQKKLTNEFHKRTLAKCITDANNPTGTNYGIDRTDIATHMTSLDGPHTVTWANVPPVSPAFRLRADTLSHLVHYLLNLPHPDFTNLKRDRYKTHCCARAHTINDARNIYSHILRTRTGNSGGSRKRTHDRTYAVLARHAARAGFAVYTEQRGVILAHHTRTNGKIPDFTIAREGGALESVDFTMATVLSCTHDATKPTPARHNRERANAHAGVGIKIAEARKTLEYPRELPANNKITIIATECTGRFSKSALEWCKDIARHQAERQRPLHLPGQNTTNEQGTYDPEDIKKFHYNVAEAQLELHRQNKEWCIGTIAKARHRHVDVEPEFDEMIWG